The following coding sequences are from one Streptomyces sp. NBC_00536 window:
- a CDS encoding DUF202 domain-containing protein: MSGPEGGSASGSGVPAPVRDPGLQPERTRMAWRRTTLSASVAAVLGLRQALRGPGTPVAVAATVLIVVVWLAFLGVAHRRMTELAAGRPPRLAPRVALAATLWTVALAVFAMAVIV; encoded by the coding sequence GTGAGCGGGCCCGAGGGCGGGTCGGCGAGCGGATCCGGGGTGCCCGCGCCCGTGCGGGATCCCGGGCTGCAGCCCGAACGCACCCGGATGGCGTGGCGGCGTACGACGCTGAGCGCGTCGGTGGCCGCCGTGCTGGGGCTGCGGCAGGCGCTGCGCGGGCCCGGCACGCCGGTGGCGGTGGCCGCGACCGTGCTGATCGTGGTGGTCTGGCTCGCGTTCCTGGGGGTGGCGCACCGCAGGATGACGGAGCTGGCGGCCGGGCGGCCGCCGCGGCTGGCCCCGCGCGTGGCGCTCGCGGCCACGCTGTGGACGGTGGCCCTGGCGGTGTTCGCGATGGCGGTGATCGTCTGA
- a CDS encoding MBL fold metallo-hydrolase: MTAEKPYLVQPAPGVFAYIQPDGGWCLNNAGFVTGGGRSLLVDTAATERRALALRDAITSTGSPLPRTVVNTHHHGDHTYGNAVFTPEALVLGHDRCRSEQLDAGRQLELIWPDTDFGTLPVTAPDLTYSERATVHVGDTEVEVIHPGVAHTVGDSVVWLPGQRTVFTGDLVFAEGTPFLAMGSLAGSLRALELLRALDAETVVPGHGPLTDPSAYDATERYLRYVDQLAREGRERGDTPLETARRADLGEFAGWRESERLVANLHRAYAELAGGALGEPLDIMVVLRDMTVMNGGVPIACHA; the protein is encoded by the coding sequence ATGACCGCAGAGAAGCCCTACCTCGTCCAGCCGGCGCCCGGCGTCTTCGCCTACATACAGCCGGACGGCGGCTGGTGCCTGAACAACGCCGGGTTCGTCACCGGCGGCGGGCGCAGCCTGCTCGTCGACACCGCAGCGACCGAACGCCGGGCCCTGGCCCTGCGGGACGCCATCACCTCGACCGGGTCGCCGCTGCCGCGCACCGTGGTCAACACCCACCACCACGGCGACCACACCTACGGCAACGCCGTGTTCACCCCCGAGGCGCTGGTCCTCGGCCACGACCGGTGCCGCTCGGAGCAGCTGGACGCGGGGCGTCAGCTGGAACTGATCTGGCCGGATACCGATTTCGGCACCCTGCCGGTCACCGCGCCCGACCTGACCTACAGCGAGCGCGCCACCGTGCACGTGGGCGACACCGAGGTGGAGGTGATCCACCCGGGCGTGGCGCACACCGTCGGGGACTCGGTGGTGTGGCTGCCGGGGCAGCGGACCGTCTTCACCGGGGACCTGGTGTTCGCCGAGGGCACGCCGTTCCTGGCCATGGGGTCGCTGGCCGGTTCGCTGCGGGCGCTGGAGCTGTTGCGCGCGCTGGACGCGGAGACCGTCGTACCGGGACACGGGCCGCTGACGGACCCGTCGGCCTACGACGCCACCGAGCGCTACCTGCGCTACGTCGACCAGCTCGCCCGGGAGGGCCGGGAGCGCGGGGACACCCCGCTGGAGACGGCGCGCCGGGCGGACCTCGGGGAGTTCGCGGGGTGGCGGGAGAGCGAGCGGCTGGTGGCCAACCTGCACCGGGCCTACGCGGAGCTGGCCGGGGGCGCCCTCGGGGAGCCGCTGGACATCATGGTGGTGCTGCGGGACATGACGGTGATGAACGGCGGAGTGCCGATCGCCTGCCACGCGTGA
- a CDS encoding phosphotransferase family protein, producing MTTPPAGPRGLDLERLRAHLDRVRPGLVTGALGGRLIEGGRSNLTYEITDGAGRWVVRRPPLGHVLATAHDMRREHRVIAALAGTAVPVPGTLLLCEDESVLGAPFYVMEFVEGVPYRTAGQLAALGPERTRRAVLGLVDTLVDLHAVDPEAVGLGDFGRPEGFLDRQLRRWGKQLAASRGRELAGIDELHGALGRALPDSPAPTVVHGDFRLDNVLIGGPDDTIRAVLDWEMSTLGDPLTDLGLLVMYSSDLGLTESPVSTTSGAPGHPAPAELIERYAARSGRDTGAISWYTAFAWFKLAVILEGIHYRFTLGQTVGAGFDRIGELVPVFIEHGLTTLQEG from the coding sequence ATGACCACACCACCGGCCGGTCCCCGCGGTCTCGATCTGGAGCGGCTGCGCGCCCACCTCGACCGCGTGCGGCCGGGGCTGGTGACCGGGGCGCTCGGCGGCCGGCTGATCGAGGGCGGCCGCTCCAACCTGACCTACGAGATCACCGACGGCGCCGGCCGCTGGGTGGTCCGGCGCCCGCCGCTCGGCCACGTGCTGGCCACCGCGCACGACATGCGCCGCGAGCACCGGGTGATCGCCGCGCTGGCCGGCACCGCGGTTCCGGTGCCCGGGACGCTGCTGCTCTGCGAGGACGAGTCGGTGCTCGGCGCCCCCTTCTACGTCATGGAGTTCGTGGAGGGAGTGCCGTACCGGACGGCCGGGCAGCTGGCCGCCCTGGGCCCCGAGCGGACCCGGCGGGCGGTGCTCGGCCTGGTGGACACCCTGGTCGACCTGCACGCGGTGGATCCCGAGGCGGTGGGCCTGGGCGACTTCGGCCGCCCCGAGGGCTTCCTCGACCGGCAGCTGCGGCGCTGGGGCAAGCAGCTGGCGGCCTCCCGGGGCCGGGAGCTGGCCGGGATCGACGAGCTGCACGGCGCGCTCGGCCGGGCGCTGCCCGACTCCCCGGCCCCCACGGTGGTCCACGGTGACTTCCGGCTCGACAACGTGCTGATCGGCGGCCCGGACGACACCATCCGGGCGGTGCTGGACTGGGAGATGTCCACCCTCGGCGATCCGCTGACCGACCTCGGGCTGCTGGTGATGTACAGCTCCGACCTGGGGCTGACCGAGTCCCCGGTGAGCACGACGAGCGGCGCGCCCGGCCATCCGGCGCCCGCCGAGCTGATCGAGCGGTACGCCGCCCGCTCGGGCCGGGACACCGGGGCGATCTCCTGGTACACCGCCTTCGCCTGGTTCAAACTCGCGGTCATCCTCGAAGGCATCCACTACCGCTTCACGCTCGGGCAGACCGTGGGAGCGGGTTTCGACCGGATCGGCGAGCTGGTTCCGGTCTTCATCGAACACGGTCTGACCACCCTCCAGGAAGGCTGA
- a CDS encoding acyl-CoA dehydrogenase family protein — MDFAFDARTEELRERLLAFMHEYVYPAEAVAAGQRALLPSPWDTPAVFGELKAEARRQGLWNLFFVDGQGRDGHDGHGSPGERYGAGLTNLQYAPLAEITGRSPHLAPMATNCAAPDTGNMELLAQFGDDEQKKRWLEPLLAGEIRSAFAMTEPEVASSDATNVETRIERSADGGSYVVTGRKWFISGAMNPDCKVFIVMGKTDPDHADPRRQQSMILVPRDTPGVEVRRAMSVYGYQDHDHGGHAEVVFDGVRVPASHLIGDEGSGFAIAQARLGPGRIHHCMRLIGMAERAIELMCRRAIGRTAFGKELAAQGVVQNWIADARVTVEQLRLLVLKTAWLMDTVGNRGAHTEIQAIKIATPRAVVGILDQAVQLHGAGGVSQDFPLAELWAAARTLRLADGPDEVHQRSLARRELKRYR, encoded by the coding sequence ATGGACTTCGCATTCGACGCCCGGACCGAGGAACTCCGCGAGCGGCTGCTCGCGTTCATGCACGAGTACGTCTATCCGGCGGAGGCGGTGGCGGCCGGGCAGCGGGCGCTGCTGCCCTCCCCCTGGGACACTCCGGCGGTCTTCGGCGAACTCAAGGCCGAGGCCCGCCGCCAGGGCCTGTGGAACCTCTTCTTCGTGGACGGGCAGGGCAGGGACGGGCACGACGGGCACGGCTCGCCCGGCGAGCGGTACGGCGCCGGGCTGACCAACCTCCAGTACGCGCCGCTCGCCGAGATCACCGGCCGCAGCCCGCACCTGGCGCCGATGGCCACCAACTGCGCCGCCCCGGACACCGGGAACATGGAGCTGCTGGCCCAGTTCGGGGACGACGAGCAGAAGAAGCGGTGGCTGGAGCCGCTGCTGGCCGGGGAGATCCGGTCCGCGTTCGCGATGACCGAGCCCGAGGTGGCCTCCTCGGACGCCACCAACGTCGAGACGCGCATCGAGCGGTCCGCCGACGGCGGGAGCTACGTGGTCACCGGGCGCAAGTGGTTCATCTCCGGGGCGATGAACCCGGACTGCAAGGTCTTCATCGTAATGGGCAAGACGGACCCGGACCACGCCGATCCGCGCCGCCAGCAGTCGATGATCCTGGTGCCGCGGGACACCCCGGGCGTCGAGGTGCGGCGGGCGATGAGCGTGTACGGCTACCAGGACCACGACCACGGCGGTCATGCCGAGGTGGTCTTCGACGGCGTACGGGTCCCGGCCTCCCACCTGATCGGTGACGAGGGCAGCGGCTTCGCGATCGCCCAGGCCCGGCTGGGCCCGGGCCGCATCCACCACTGCATGCGGCTGATCGGGATGGCGGAGCGGGCCATCGAGCTGATGTGCCGGCGCGCCATCGGGCGGACCGCCTTCGGCAAGGAGCTGGCCGCGCAGGGGGTGGTGCAGAACTGGATCGCGGACGCCCGGGTGACCGTGGAGCAGCTGCGGCTGCTGGTGCTCAAGACGGCCTGGCTGATGGACACGGTCGGCAACCGCGGTGCGCACACCGAGATCCAGGCCATCAAGATCGCCACCCCGCGCGCGGTGGTGGGGATCCTGGACCAGGCGGTGCAGTTGCACGGGGCGGGCGGGGTCAGTCAGGACTTCCCGCTCGCGGAGCTGTGGGCGGCGGCGCGGACGCTGCGGCTGGCGGACGGCCCGGACGAGGTGCACCAGCGGTCGCTGGCCCGGCGGGAGCTGAAGCGGTACCGCTGA
- a CDS encoding acetate uptake transporter: MPSSTLAPAPVTPPVTASVTASAAASAAVAGRVANPGPLGLAAFALTTFVLSLFNSGLIPNAALSAVVLPLALFYGGLAQFVAGIMEFRRGNTFGTTAFVSYGAFWMSFAGYVKFVVPTLPADQAHIATGWFLVAWFVFTASMSIAAMKLDVAHRLLFVSLALTFLFLALGDLTEVTALGHTGGFLGLLTAGIAWYISLAVVAEDTWGRKVLPLG, translated from the coding sequence ATGCCTAGCTCCACTCTGGCCCCGGCGCCGGTGACCCCTCCCGTCACCGCATCCGTCACCGCGTCCGCCGCCGCGTCCGCCGCCGTGGCGGGCCGGGTCGCCAACCCCGGCCCCCTCGGCCTGGCCGCGTTCGCGCTGACCACCTTCGTGCTCAGCCTCTTCAACTCGGGCCTGATCCCGAACGCGGCCCTCAGCGCCGTCGTGCTGCCGCTGGCCCTGTTCTACGGCGGCCTCGCGCAGTTCGTCGCGGGCATCATGGAATTCCGCCGCGGCAACACCTTCGGGACCACCGCGTTCGTCTCGTACGGCGCCTTCTGGATGTCCTTCGCGGGCTACGTGAAGTTCGTCGTCCCCACGCTGCCCGCCGATCAGGCGCACATCGCCACCGGCTGGTTCCTCGTGGCCTGGTTCGTCTTCACCGCCTCCATGTCCATCGCCGCGATGAAGCTGGACGTGGCGCACCGCCTGCTGTTCGTCTCGCTGGCGCTGACCTTCCTCTTCCTCGCGCTGGGCGACCTCACCGAGGTCACCGCACTCGGTCACACCGGCGGCTTCCTCGGCCTGCTCACCGCGGGGATCGCCTGGTACATCTCCTTGGCCGTGGTGGCCGAGGACACGTGGGGCCGCAAGGTCCTCCCGCTCGGCTGA
- a CDS encoding TetR/AcrR family transcriptional regulator gives METKEPARPHEAARPAESTRPPKGSARPKESAAAQDTPVPQRLLAVATRLFAERGYDRTSVQEIVEAAGVTKGALYHYFGSKDDLLHEVYARMLRLQQQRLDAIADSAAPVEERLRAAAADVVVTTIENLDDAMIFFRSMHQLSPEKYKQVRAERRRYHERFRALVEEGQRTGVFASATPADLIVDYHFGSVHHLSTWYREDGPLTPQQVADHLADLLLRALRP, from the coding sequence ATGGAGACCAAGGAGCCCGCGCGGCCGCACGAGGCCGCACGCCCGGCGGAGTCCACACGGCCGCCGAAGGGGTCCGCGCGGCCCAAGGAATCCGCCGCCGCGCAGGACACGCCGGTCCCGCAGCGGCTGCTGGCCGTCGCCACCCGGCTCTTCGCCGAGCGGGGCTACGACCGCACCTCGGTCCAGGAGATCGTCGAGGCGGCCGGGGTCACCAAGGGCGCGCTCTACCACTACTTCGGGTCCAAGGACGACCTGCTGCACGAGGTGTACGCACGGATGCTGCGCCTCCAGCAGCAGCGACTCGACGCGATCGCCGACTCGGCGGCCCCGGTCGAGGAACGGCTGCGCGCGGCCGCGGCCGACGTGGTGGTCACCACGATCGAGAACCTCGACGACGCGATGATCTTCTTCCGCTCGATGCACCAGCTCAGCCCGGAGAAGTACAAGCAGGTACGGGCCGAGCGGCGGCGCTACCACGAGCGCTTCCGGGCCCTGGTCGAAGAGGGGCAGCGGACCGGGGTCTTCGCCTCCGCCACCCCCGCCGACCTGATCGTGGACTACCACTTCGGGTCCGTCCACCACCTGTCCACCTGGTACCGCGAGGACGGCCCGCTCACGCCGCAGCAGGTCGCCGATCACCTCGCCGACCTGCTGCTGCGCGCCCTGCGTCCCTAG
- a CDS encoding class I adenylate-forming enzyme family protein → MTPTPDPQPTASPYAARPWLGRLTAAQRAPVSPPPTVLHAFRDAVARAPGRTALAYFDGRIAYAEADALSGSVAGYLAGRGVRAGDRVAVMLQNTPHFALAVLAVWKAGAVVVPLNPMYKSAEVAHILRDCGAAALVCERGAWAAYLADAVAGTDVRTALTTSDLDFQSRGDTRVLDPDRELPPPGAPAEDFLTVARAGHRAPGFPAAGPADTALISYTSGTSGTPKGALNPHGAVTYNAERQVTGHPVPEGATYFALAPLFHITGLVCELAACFRNAGTLALAHRFEAGVVLDAFLEHRPAYTVGPATAFMALAAHPGATRDHFASFQVISSGGAPLPPALVERLRASFGFYLRNGYGLTECTAPCASVPPHLEAPVDPASGTLSVGVPGAETLVRVLDERGAEVPLGESGEIAVRGPQVVPGYWRLPADTAKAFPDGELRTGDVGFMDANGWLYVVDRKKDMINASGFKVWPREVEDLLYTHPAVREAAVVGVPDPYRGESVKAYVSLRPGMSVEPAELSAYCAARIAAYKYPRQVEILPVLPKTTSGKILRRELRERG, encoded by the coding sequence GTGACCCCGACCCCGGACCCGCAGCCGACCGCCTCGCCGTACGCCGCGCGTCCCTGGCTCGGCCGGCTGACCGCGGCCCAGCGGGCCCCGGTCAGCCCGCCGCCCACCGTGCTGCACGCCTTCCGCGACGCCGTGGCCCGGGCCCCGGGCCGGACCGCGCTCGCCTACTTCGACGGGCGGATCGCCTACGCCGAGGCCGACGCGCTCTCCGGCTCCGTCGCGGGGTACCTCGCCGGGCGCGGGGTGCGGGCGGGGGACCGGGTCGCCGTCATGCTCCAGAACACCCCGCACTTCGCGCTCGCCGTCCTCGCCGTCTGGAAGGCCGGGGCCGTCGTGGTCCCGCTCAACCCCATGTACAAGTCGGCCGAGGTGGCCCACATCCTGCGCGACTGCGGCGCCGCCGCGCTGGTCTGCGAACGCGGCGCCTGGGCGGCGTACCTCGCCGACGCGGTCGCGGGTACGGACGTACGCACCGCCCTCACCACCAGCGACCTGGACTTCCAGAGCCGGGGCGACACCCGCGTGCTGGACCCGGACCGCGAACTGCCGCCCCCGGGCGCCCCCGCCGAGGACTTCCTGACCGTGGCCCGCGCCGGTCACCGCGCCCCCGGCTTCCCGGCGGCCGGACCCGCCGACACCGCGCTGATCAGCTACACCTCCGGCACCAGCGGCACCCCCAAGGGCGCCCTGAACCCGCACGGCGCGGTCACCTACAACGCGGAACGGCAGGTGACCGGGCACCCGGTCCCCGAGGGCGCCACCTACTTCGCCCTCGCCCCGCTCTTCCACATCACCGGCCTGGTCTGCGAACTCGCCGCCTGCTTCCGCAACGCGGGCACCCTCGCCCTCGCCCACCGCTTCGAGGCCGGGGTGGTCCTCGACGCCTTCCTCGAACACCGCCCGGCCTACACCGTCGGCCCCGCGACCGCCTTCATGGCCCTGGCCGCCCACCCGGGCGCCACCCGTGACCACTTCGCCTCGTTCCAGGTGATCTCCTCCGGCGGGGCCCCGCTGCCGCCCGCACTGGTCGAGCGGCTGCGCGCCTCCTTCGGCTTCTACCTCCGCAACGGCTACGGGCTCACCGAATGCACGGCCCCCTGCGCCTCCGTCCCCCCGCACCTGGAAGCCCCGGTCGACCCCGCCTCGGGCACCCTGTCCGTCGGCGTCCCGGGCGCGGAGACGCTCGTACGCGTCCTCGACGAGCGCGGCGCCGAGGTGCCGCTCGGGGAGAGCGGGGAGATCGCGGTGCGCGGGCCGCAGGTGGTGCCCGGCTACTGGCGGCTGCCCGCCGATACCGCCAAGGCCTTCCCGGACGGCGAACTGCGCACCGGGGACGTCGGGTTCATGGACGCGAATGGCTGGCTCTATGTGGTCGACCGCAAGAAGGACATGATCAACGCGTCCGGTTTCAAGGTCTGGCCGCGCGAGGTCGAGGACCTCCTCTACACGCACCCGGCCGTCCGTGAAGCCGCCGTCGTGGGCGTTCCGGACCCGTACCGGGGGGAGAGTGTGAAGGCGTACGTCAGTCTTCGTCCCGGTATGTCGGTGGAGCCCGCCGAACTGTCCGCGTACTGCGCCGCGCGCATCGCCGCGTACAAATACCCGCGCCAGGTCGAGATACTGCCTGTTCTCCCGAAGACGACCAGTGGCAAGATCCTGCGACGGGAACTGCGCGAGCGCGGCTGA
- a CDS encoding SDR family oxidoreductase → MDQHGKGEGDGRFGHGGGHGHQGARVVVTGAGGGIGAALARRFAAEGATVVVNDLDPARAAAVAAEIGPRAIALPGDASAVVAEAREALGGVVDVYCANAGLASGGDAFADEAVWDAAWQTNVMAHVRAARTLLPQWLERGSGRFVSTVSAAGLLTMIGAAPYSVTKHGALAFAEWLSLTYRHRGIQVHAICPQGVRTDMLTAAGSAGELVLAPTAIEPEDVADALFEGMAWGRFLILPHPEVAGFAAARATDPDRWLSGMNHLQQKWETE, encoded by the coding sequence GTGGACCAGCACGGCAAGGGCGAGGGCGACGGTCGGTTCGGCCACGGCGGCGGGCACGGCCACCAGGGCGCGCGCGTCGTCGTCACGGGCGCGGGCGGCGGGATCGGCGCCGCCCTCGCGCGCCGCTTCGCCGCCGAGGGGGCGACCGTCGTGGTCAACGACCTCGACCCCGCCCGGGCCGCGGCCGTGGCGGCGGAGATCGGCCCCCGGGCGATCGCGCTGCCCGGCGACGCCTCGGCCGTCGTGGCGGAGGCCCGCGAGGCCCTGGGCGGGGTGGTGGACGTCTACTGCGCCAACGCCGGGCTCGCCTCGGGCGGTGACGCCTTCGCCGACGAGGCCGTCTGGGACGCCGCCTGGCAGACGAACGTGATGGCCCACGTCCGCGCCGCCCGCACGCTGCTGCCGCAGTGGCTGGAGCGGGGGAGCGGCCGGTTCGTCTCCACCGTCTCGGCCGCCGGGCTCCTGACCATGATCGGAGCCGCGCCGTACAGTGTCACCAAGCACGGTGCACTCGCCTTCGCCGAATGGCTGTCGCTGACCTACCGCCACCGCGGGATCCAGGTCCACGCCATCTGTCCGCAGGGAGTACGCACCGACATGCTGACCGCTGCGGGTTCCGCCGGTGAGCTGGTGCTCGCGCCGACCGCCATCGAACCGGAAGACGTCGCCGACGCCCTCTTCGAGGGTATGGCCTGGGGCCGCTTCCTGATCCTCCCGCACCCCGAGGTCGCCGGGTTCGCGGCCGCCCGCGCCACCGATCCCGACCGCTGGCTCAGCGGGATGAACCACCTCCAGCAGAAGTGGGAGACGGAGTGA